In Meiothermus sp. QL-1, the sequence GCCGGGGTGGAGACCCTGGTGGTGCTGATGGGGGTAAGCCAGCGGCAACAGCTGGCCGCCCAGCTCATCGCCCTGGGGCGGCCGCCGGCTGAGCCGGTGGCCTTCATTGAACGGAGCAGTACCCCCAAGGAGCGGGTGGTGGAGGCCACCTTAGCCCAGGTGGCCCAAGGAGAGGTCGCCGTGGAGGCCCCCGCTGTGTGGGTAATAGGGGAAGTGGTGCGCTGGCGGGGTTTACTTTCGGCCAAAGCCTTTTTAGGAGGTACCCATGCACACGATCAACCGTCGGAAACTGCTTAAGGGCGCCACGGCCCTGGCCCTTACGGGCCTGATGCGGGGCCGGGCTCAGGGCAGCAAGCTCAAGGTGGGGTTCATCGCCCTAACCGATGCCGCCCCCGTGATCATGGCCCAGGAATGGGG encodes:
- a CDS encoding SAM-dependent methyltransferase; translation: AGVETLVVLMGVSQRQQLAAQLIALGRPPAEPVAFIERSSTPKERVVEATLAQVAQGEVAVEAPAVWVIGEVVRWRGLLSAKAFLGGTHAHDQPSETA